One Cellulomonas taurus genomic region harbors:
- the rny gene encoding ribonuclease Y translates to MGDMAIVVGMLAACLVALLLILIARREATAVRQQAQQDVQSIKDEARTSLADVQRREERLTEREQSMTAAERALAERERAVRMEAEQAAAAQRATAETERALADRTARVERELAARQAAVEDEARSRAAAAERAAEQRVTLAEQEAVERLEAASGLTASEARSELIRRVTAEATQSAAASVRRVEAQAKRQAEARARRIIATALFRTAAPTSAQSTVTVLPLPSDDMKGRIIGKEGRNIRTFEALTGVNVLVDETPGSVVLSCFDAERREVAQVALESLMADGRINPQRIEAAYADAVAGAEQRDEEAGHDAAERAGVSGLDPALIRTLGRLRTRTSYGQNVLEHLVETALVAAQLATEVGADEQVTRRAAFLHDIGKALTGQQPGTHAQVGAALVQRHGESSVVVNGVAAHHEEVPPETVEAVLVQAADAVSAARPGARREDIDQHIERLDELEKLVVGHDGVRRALAMAAGRELRVVVEPNEVPDEAMGRLAVEIARHIEKDLSYPGEIKVTVVREVRASATAG, encoded by the coding sequence ATGGGTGACATGGCCATCGTCGTCGGCATGTTGGCGGCGTGTCTGGTCGCCCTGCTGCTGATCCTGATCGCGCGACGCGAGGCGACGGCCGTCCGGCAGCAGGCCCAGCAGGACGTGCAGTCGATCAAGGACGAGGCCCGCACCAGCCTGGCCGATGTCCAGCGCCGCGAGGAGCGTCTGACCGAGCGGGAACAGTCGATGACGGCCGCCGAGCGCGCCCTCGCCGAGCGCGAGCGAGCGGTCCGGATGGAGGCCGAGCAGGCGGCCGCGGCACAGCGGGCCACCGCGGAGACCGAGCGGGCGTTGGCGGACCGCACCGCACGGGTGGAGCGCGAACTGGCCGCCCGGCAGGCAGCGGTGGAGGACGAGGCGCGGTCCCGCGCGGCGGCTGCCGAGCGCGCGGCCGAGCAACGGGTGACGCTCGCCGAGCAGGAAGCGGTCGAGCGACTGGAGGCCGCCTCCGGGTTGACCGCGTCGGAGGCCCGCTCGGAGTTGATCCGGCGGGTGACGGCGGAGGCGACCCAGTCGGCGGCCGCGTCGGTCCGCCGGGTGGAGGCGCAGGCCAAGCGGCAGGCCGAGGCGCGGGCGCGGCGGATCATCGCGACCGCGCTGTTCCGGACCGCGGCGCCGACCAGCGCGCAGAGCACGGTGACCGTCCTGCCGCTGCCCTCGGACGACATGAAGGGCCGGATCATCGGCAAGGAGGGGCGCAACATCCGCACCTTCGAGGCGCTGACCGGCGTGAACGTGCTGGTTGACGAGACCCCGGGTTCGGTGGTGCTGAGCTGCTTCGACGCCGAGCGCCGCGAGGTCGCCCAGGTGGCCCTGGAGTCGTTGATGGCCGACGGCCGGATCAATCCGCAGCGGATCGAGGCCGCCTACGCCGACGCGGTGGCGGGTGCCGAGCAGCGGGACGAGGAGGCCGGTCACGACGCGGCCGAACGCGCCGGGGTCAGCGGTCTGGATCCGGCGCTGATCCGCACCCTGGGCCGGCTGCGCACCCGGACCTCCTACGGCCAGAACGTGCTGGAGCACCTGGTCGAGACCGCGCTGGTGGCGGCCCAGCTGGCGACCGAGGTCGGTGCGGACGAGCAGGTCACCCGCCGAGCGGCGTTCCTGCACGACATCGGCAAGGCGCTCACCGGGCAGCAGCCGGGCACGCACGCGCAGGTGGGTGCGGCCCTGGTGCAACGGCACGGGGAGTCGTCCGTGGTGGTCAACGGCGTGGCCGCCCACCACGAGGAGGTGCCGCCGGAGACGGTGGAGGCGGTGCTGGTGCAGGCGGCCGACGCGGTGTCGGCGGCCCGACCGGGTGCCCGGCGCGAGGACATCGACCAGCACATCGAGCGGCTGGACGAGCTGGAGAAGCTGGTGGTCGGGCACGACGGCGTGCGGCGGGCATTGGCGATGGCGGCCGGACGCGAGCTGCGGGTCGTGGTGGAGCCGAACGAGGTGCCGGACGAGGCGATGGGCCGGCTCGCGGTCGAGATCGCGCGGCACATCGAGAAGGACCTGTCCTACCCGGGGGAGATCAAGGTGACGGTGGTGCGCGAGGTGCGGGCGTCGGCCACCGCGGGCTGA
- a CDS encoding maleylpyruvate isomerase family mycothiol-dependent enzyme, whose protein sequence is MTTRGAAISWDMIVDERVSLAADLRALAPEQWAAPSLCDRWSVQDVVAHLTAAATTGRWAWLRSIVGARFDPALHNDRRLAEHRGAGPAETLARFEAATQSRIAPTGDLWAWLGEVIVHQADIREPVGIATRPDPERVAAVAAGYVRKDFAVPSRTAARGLRWVATDSAFAAGDGPTVRGTTLDLVQAMAGRPTAVARLTGDGAALLAARASAD, encoded by the coding sequence ATGACGACACGCGGCGCCGCCATCTCCTGGGACATGATCGTCGACGAGCGGGTGTCGCTGGCCGCGGACCTGCGCGCCCTGGCCCCCGAGCAATGGGCCGCCCCATCCCTGTGCGACCGGTGGTCGGTGCAGGACGTGGTCGCCCACCTGACCGCCGCGGCGACCACCGGACGCTGGGCCTGGCTGCGGAGCATCGTCGGGGCGCGGTTCGACCCGGCTCTGCACAACGACCGTCGCCTGGCCGAGCACCGTGGCGCCGGCCCGGCGGAGACCCTGGCCCGCTTCGAGGCCGCGACCCAGAGCCGGATCGCGCCCACCGGGGACCTCTGGGCCTGGCTCGGCGAGGTGATCGTGCACCAGGCGGACATCCGCGAACCAGTGGGCATCGCCACCCGCCCGGACCCCGAGCGGGTCGCCGCGGTGGCGGCGGGATATGTCCGGAAGGACTTTGCGGTGCCCTCGCGCACCGCTGCCCGGGGTCTGCGATGGGTCGCCACCGACAGCGCCTTCGCCGCCGGTGACGGGCCGACGGTCCGCGGGACGACCCTCGACCTGGTGCAGGCGATGGCGGGTCGCCCGACCGCGGTGGCACGGCTGACAGGGGACGGGGCGGCCCTGCTCGCGGCCCGCGCGAGCGCGGACTAA
- a CDS encoding regulatory protein RecX — protein sequence MARLLATRASAAVDPPQTDPATTGATTGATIGAPGDAGRADDLPDPEADDRPSTASRRPARGGGPGTSTGRSGRTRRGGARTGRGPATSDDPDAPDGPPTTDAEHESAARAIVLRQLTAAPRSRHQLAEALARREIPERVADRVLDRFTEVGLIDDAAYAEMLVRSRHTERGLSRRALSMELRRKGVSPEDSAAALDQVDDEDEEAAARALARKKLRATRGLDREVRLRRAFGALGRKGYGGSLVSRVVREELAAEDEAE from the coding sequence GTGGCGCGGCTGCTCGCCACCCGTGCGTCGGCGGCGGTCGACCCGCCGCAGACCGACCCCGCGACCACCGGCGCGACCACCGGCGCGACCATCGGCGCCCCGGGGGACGCGGGCCGCGCTGATGACCTCCCCGACCCGGAGGCCGACGACCGCCCCTCGACCGCATCCCGACGGCCCGCCCGTGGCGGAGGTCCGGGTACCAGCACGGGACGCAGCGGGAGGACCCGGCGCGGGGGAGCCCGCACCGGCCGCGGCCCCGCGACCTCCGACGACCCGGACGCGCCGGACGGCCCGCCGACCACCGACGCGGAACACGAGTCCGCCGCCCGCGCCATCGTGCTGCGCCAGCTGACCGCCGCCCCCCGAAGCCGCCATCAGCTGGCCGAGGCGCTGGCCCGCCGGGAGATCCCGGAGCGGGTGGCCGACCGGGTGCTCGACCGGTTCACCGAGGTGGGGCTGATCGACGACGCCGCCTACGCCGAGATGCTGGTCCGCTCGCGCCACACCGAGCGGGGCCTGTCCCGCCGGGCACTGAGCATGGAGCTGCGTCGCAAGGGTGTCTCGCCGGAGGACTCCGCGGCGGCGCTGGACCAGGTGGACGACGAGGACGAGGAGGCCGCCGCCCGGGCGCTGGCGCGCAAGAAGCTCCGCGCCACCCGCGGCCTGGACCGGGAGGTCCGGCTTCGCCGCGCGTTCGGCGCCCTGGGCCGCAAGGGATACGGCGGCAGCCTGGTGTCCCGGGTGGTGCGGGAGGAACTGGCGGCGGAGGACGAGGCCGAGTAG
- a CDS encoding DUF3046 domain-containing protein, whose protein sequence is MRYREFWQLVDEVFGSAHGRSLVREYVLPALGGVTAERAMEQGVEPRDIWHALCDELDVPDAQRWGTDQHRQAPPRR, encoded by the coding sequence GTGCGGTATCGGGAGTTCTGGCAGTTGGTCGACGAGGTGTTCGGCAGCGCCCACGGCCGCTCGCTGGTGCGCGAGTACGTGCTGCCCGCGCTCGGCGGCGTCACGGCCGAGCGCGCGATGGAGCAGGGCGTCGAACCTCGGGACATCTGGCACGCGCTGTGCGACGAGCTGGACGTGCCGGACGCCCAGCGCTGGGGCACCGATCAGCACCGTCAGGCACCGCCCCGTCGCTGA
- the recA gene encoding recombinase RecA yields MPAPQDREKALEAALSQIDRQFGKGSIMRLGEEGRVPVEVIPTGSIALDVALGIGGLPKGRIVEVYGPESSGKTTVALHAVANAQRQGGIAAFIDAEHALDPDYAKKLGVDTDALLVSQPDTGEQALEIMDMLIRSGAIDIIVIDSVAALVPKAEIEGEMGDSHVGLQARLMSQALRKVTGALNASGTTAIFINQLREKIGVFFGSPETTTGGKALKFYASVRMDIRRIETLKEGSDAVGNRTRVKVVKNKMAPPFKQAEFDILYGVGISREGSLIDLGVEHGIVRKSGSWFTYESDQLGQGKENARGFLRDNPELAAEIESKIKAKLGIGVSADAESAEEVKVDF; encoded by the coding sequence ATGCCCGCTCCCCAGGACCGCGAGAAGGCCCTCGAGGCCGCTCTCAGCCAGATCGACCGTCAGTTCGGCAAGGGTTCGATCATGCGCCTCGGCGAGGAGGGGCGGGTCCCGGTCGAGGTCATCCCGACCGGCTCCATCGCGCTGGACGTCGCGCTGGGCATCGGTGGACTGCCCAAGGGCCGGATCGTCGAGGTCTACGGCCCGGAGTCCTCCGGTAAGACGACCGTCGCACTGCACGCCGTCGCCAACGCGCAGCGCCAGGGCGGCATCGCCGCGTTCATCGACGCCGAGCACGCTCTGGACCCGGACTACGCCAAGAAGCTCGGCGTCGACACCGACGCGCTGCTGGTCTCCCAGCCGGACACCGGTGAGCAGGCGCTCGAGATCATGGACATGCTGATCCGCTCCGGCGCGATCGACATCATCGTCATCGACTCGGTCGCGGCCCTGGTGCCCAAGGCCGAGATCGAGGGCGAGATGGGTGACAGCCACGTGGGTCTGCAGGCCCGCCTGATGTCCCAGGCCCTGCGGAAGGTCACCGGTGCGCTGAACGCCTCCGGCACCACCGCGATCTTCATCAACCAGCTGCGCGAGAAGATCGGTGTGTTCTTCGGCTCCCCGGAGACGACCACCGGTGGTAAGGCGCTGAAGTTCTACGCCTCGGTCCGGATGGACATCCGACGCATCGAGACCCTGAAGGAGGGTTCGGACGCCGTCGGTAACCGCACCCGGGTCAAGGTGGTCAAGAACAAGATGGCCCCGCCGTTCAAGCAGGCCGAGTTCGACATCCTCTACGGCGTCGGCATCTCCCGTGAGGGCAGCCTGATCGACCTCGGTGTCGAGCACGGCATCGTGCGCAAGTCCGGCTCCTGGTTCACCTACGAGAGCGACCAGCTGGGCCAGGGCAAGGAGAACGCCCGCGGCTTCCTGCGGGACAACCCGGAGCTCGCGGCGGAGATCGAGAGCAAGATCAAGGCCAAGCTCGGCATCGGGGTCTCCGCTGACGCGGAGTCCGCCGAGGAGGTCAAGGTCGACTTCTGA
- a CDS encoding alkaline phosphatase family protein has protein sequence MTGRLPLRRWWAITLSDLADVLLGLAVTALGLGVGIALVDGVSASNPGSVLLVALLVGLGDLVLRPSLRVLARVGGAMGALAAGLGAQVLVAWFALWAVPGVHVRNAWAAVGVLVVTAVAMAIGRWVWGAGDSDYVVGDVLRRARSRARRSGEGGAVEGWRERPPGLLVVQLDGVAAPVLAQAVDAGLVPTMASWVTAGSHRPDHWWARIPATTPASQAGILHGAADQVCSFRWWDRAAGRLVVTNHPDDAAMVERRLTDGAGLLAGGGAAVATMFSGDAERQFLVMSQARRGIGPGAPYLRFFASPFVLARAVTLTIGEVVKELYQGRRQRLRDVRPRVPRRGWYVLLRGITNVLLRDLATALTAEQLVRGVPVVYLSLVDYDEIAHHAGPTRPESLRSLEGLDRVLGTLDRVREVAPRDYRVVVLSDHGQTLGPTFEQVTGETLPAVVHRLMAEPGLDAVQASGDEEWGPLNAFLATVQAHGEDRSVVLGPQGKDRSGDLHADSSRPAGVRTGSPPPDVAVTGSGNLGMVWFPRAESRLTLEQIDARWPGLVGGLAASPGIAVVLVDTVAHGLAAVGPAGIAWLERGMRGVPSDHPDRASGEAATETDATVVEGIDPLAPFGPHAAADLRRLGRLGNVGDLVLVSELTPEGWVHAFEGQVGSHGGIGGAQNAAVLLHPTELALDPDLVDPEFGILVGADAVHRQLVRWAGQLGLRDGVTARTQQPGRRP, from the coding sequence ATGACCGGTCGTCTTCCGTTGCGGCGCTGGTGGGCCATCACGCTGAGCGACCTCGCCGACGTGCTGCTCGGCCTGGCGGTGACGGCGCTCGGCCTGGGTGTCGGCATCGCACTGGTCGACGGGGTGAGCGCCAGCAACCCGGGTTCGGTGCTGCTGGTCGCCCTGCTCGTCGGACTGGGCGACCTGGTGCTGCGTCCCTCGCTGCGCGTGCTGGCCCGGGTCGGCGGTGCGATGGGCGCGCTGGCGGCCGGACTGGGCGCGCAGGTGCTCGTCGCGTGGTTCGCGCTCTGGGCGGTGCCCGGGGTGCACGTGCGCAACGCGTGGGCGGCGGTCGGCGTCCTGGTGGTCACCGCGGTGGCGATGGCGATCGGGCGCTGGGTGTGGGGTGCGGGCGATTCGGACTACGTGGTCGGCGACGTGCTCCGGCGGGCACGCTCCCGGGCGCGCCGATCCGGCGAGGGCGGGGCGGTCGAGGGTTGGCGGGAACGTCCCCCGGGCCTGCTGGTGGTGCAGCTCGACGGGGTGGCCGCCCCGGTGCTGGCGCAGGCCGTGGACGCCGGGCTGGTGCCCACCATGGCGAGCTGGGTCACCGCCGGCAGCCACCGACCCGACCACTGGTGGGCGCGCATCCCCGCCACCACCCCGGCCAGCCAGGCGGGCATCCTGCACGGGGCGGCCGACCAGGTGTGTTCCTTCCGGTGGTGGGACCGGGCCGCCGGGCGGCTGGTGGTGACGAACCATCCCGACGACGCCGCGATGGTGGAACGGCGACTGACCGACGGCGCGGGGCTGCTGGCGGGTGGCGGTGCCGCGGTCGCGACGATGTTCTCCGGGGACGCGGAACGCCAGTTCCTGGTGATGAGCCAGGCCCGACGGGGGATCGGACCGGGTGCTCCGTACCTGCGCTTCTTCGCCAGCCCGTTCGTCCTGGCCCGCGCCGTCACCCTCACCATCGGCGAGGTGGTCAAGGAGCTGTACCAGGGCCGCCGGCAACGCCTGCGCGACGTGCGCCCCCGGGTGCCGCGGCGCGGCTGGTACGTGCTGCTGCGCGGGATCACCAATGTGCTGCTGCGCGACCTCGCCACCGCCCTCACCGCCGAGCAGCTGGTCCGCGGCGTGCCGGTGGTCTATCTCTCCCTGGTCGACTACGACGAGATCGCGCACCACGCCGGACCGACCCGCCCGGAGTCGCTGCGATCGCTGGAAGGTCTGGACCGGGTGCTCGGCACCCTGGACCGGGTGCGCGAGGTGGCGCCGCGGGACTACCGGGTGGTGGTGCTGTCGGATCACGGCCAGACGCTCGGCCCCACCTTCGAGCAGGTCACGGGGGAGACGCTGCCCGCCGTGGTGCACCGCCTGATGGCGGAGCCGGGTCTGGACGCCGTCCAGGCGTCGGGCGACGAGGAGTGGGGACCGCTGAACGCCTTCCTCGCCACGGTGCAGGCGCATGGCGAGGACCGCTCGGTGGTGCTGGGGCCGCAGGGCAAGGACCGCTCGGGCGATCTGCACGCCGACAGCAGCCGACCCGCCGGGGTGCGCACCGGCTCCCCGCCGCCGGACGTGGCGGTCACCGGGTCGGGCAATCTCGGCATGGTGTGGTTCCCCCGGGCCGAGTCCCGTCTGACGCTGGAGCAGATCGACGCACGCTGGCCGGGGCTGGTCGGCGGGCTCGCCGCGAGTCCGGGGATCGCGGTGGTGCTGGTCGACACGGTGGCGCACGGGCTGGCGGCGGTCGGTCCGGCCGGGATCGCCTGGCTGGAGCGGGGCATGCGTGGGGTGCCGAGCGACCACCCGGACCGCGCATCGGGCGAGGCGGCGACGGAGACCGACGCGACCGTCGTCGAGGGCATCGACCCGCTCGCCCCGTTCGGGCCGCACGCGGCAGCCGATCTGCGCCGCCTCGGTCGGCTCGGCAACGTCGGCGATCTGGTGCTGGTGTCCGAGCTGACCCCCGAGGGGTGGGTGCACGCCTTCGAGGGGCAGGTCGGATCCCACGGCGGGATCGGCGGCGCGCAGAACGCCGCCGTGCTGCTGCACCCGACCGAACTGGCCCTCGACCCGGATCTGGTGGACCCCGAGTTCGGCATCCTGGTCGGCGCGGACGCCGTCCACCGGCAGCTCGTGCGCTGGGCGGGGCAGCTCGGCCTGCGCGACGGGGTGACGGCCCGAACCCAGCAGCCGGGGCGCCGACCGTGA
- a CDS encoding MBL fold metallo-hydrolase: protein MAAPDRITVRWLGHATVVLDIGGTRLLTDPLLRPHAGLLRRRAAPPRPGDWAGTDAVLLSHLHHDHAELGSLRLLGGTPVLTAPANAHWLTGHGITGARGITAGEWSPVGDGAARVRPVTAVHGHRPMPHRPNAANGFLITTPGLRVWFAGDTAPFPEMRELPEIAEGPIDLALVPVGGWGPRLSGGHLDPVQAARVCALVGARHAVPIHWGTLHAPASRRLPPGWMDRGGPAFGAALAREGLRGSVLMPGERLRLPLDDSDTPTDG from the coding sequence GTGGCCGCACCGGACCGGATCACGGTGCGCTGGCTCGGCCACGCCACCGTCGTGCTGGACATCGGTGGCACCCGCCTGCTCACCGACCCGCTGCTGCGACCGCACGCGGGGCTGCTCCGGCGCCGTGCGGCACCGCCCCGTCCCGGCGATTGGGCGGGCACCGACGCGGTGCTGCTCTCGCACCTGCACCACGACCACGCCGAGCTCGGCTCCTTGCGGTTGCTCGGCGGCACCCCGGTGCTCACCGCCCCGGCCAACGCACACTGGCTGACCGGCCACGGAATCACCGGCGCTCGCGGCATCACCGCCGGGGAGTGGTCCCCGGTGGGGGACGGGGCGGCCCGGGTGCGCCCCGTCACCGCCGTGCACGGTCATCGTCCGATGCCGCACCGGCCGAACGCGGCGAACGGCTTCCTGATCACCACCCCCGGTCTGCGGGTGTGGTTCGCCGGGGACACCGCCCCGTTCCCGGAGATGCGTGAGCTGCCGGAGATCGCCGAGGGGCCGATCGACCTCGCCCTGGTGCCGGTGGGCGGGTGGGGTCCGCGGCTGTCCGGTGGGCACCTCGACCCGGTGCAGGCGGCCCGGGTGTGTGCGCTGGTGGGCGCCCGGCACGCGGTGCCGATCCACTGGGGGACGCTGCACGCGCCCGCCTCGCGTCGGCTGCCGCCGGGCTGGATGGACCGGGGTGGCCCGGCCTTCGGTGCGGCCCTCGCGCGGGAGGGGCTGCGGGGCAGCGTGCTGATGCCGGGGGAGCGGCTGCGACTGCCGCTGGACGACTCCGACACTCCGACCGACGGCTGA